In Bactrocera oleae isolate idBacOlea1 chromosome 5, idBacOlea1, whole genome shotgun sequence, a genomic segment contains:
- the LOC118682451 gene encoding zinc finger BED domain-containing protein 4 has translation MKNHLKSKHPEEFIALNKDKKAVEATTVSLVIAGTSSSSVAKKQLTMTESYERKLLWDINDTKATKYHYLVAEMIALDNEPFSIVERTGFTRLLEQALPRYKLPSRTYIAQKIVPEMYDRIYEKIKHNISSAFAISVTSDIWTCLHNNASFLSFTAHWISPEFKLEHGVLAMKPFSGSHTGENIAMELNNIANPWDIEHTKIHLFIHDSGANIVKGVRLAKYDSARCFIHTLQRAIYESLKIQTEVTATIAAGRRLVTHFNHSGLAQEKLLRIQKELSLPEHQLVQDVSTRWNSIFYMIERLLEQKRAISLYVADHDTLINLTAQQWNLMEQRINLLKPFEEITKITSSGLSCVSEVIPHFIALKKYFDKTETEQRTPDLSHMRASLKAELETRFTSISQDSNYLIATYLDPRFKTNYLGVIEAATVCQEILLEYLKMSCEESSSSSSCSTPAKKSRGEETEPTVSCKAHDTFWDCFDEVANKNNTDQVQREERNAITCELDFYLKAVRIDRTCEPYSWWAANAKQYPNLTKFVKIYLSSPCSSVYSERLFSKAGLIYEEKRNRLLHLNAEKLVFIHHNLPLVQYEY, from the coding sequence atgaaaaatcatttaaaatcaaaacatcCAGAAGAATTTATTGCTTTGAATAAAGACAAGAAAGCTGTTGAGGCTACTACAGTTTCTTTAGTCATTGCGGGGACAAGTTCATCTTCAGTAGCAAAAAAGCAATTGACTATGACAGAATCTTACGAAAGGAAATTGCTCTGGGATATAAATGATACTAAAGCGACAAAGTACCATTATTTAGTAGCTGAAATGATTGCACTCGACAACGAGCCATTCTCCATAGTGGAAAGAACCGGTTTTACCAGGCTCTTAGAACAAGCTTTACCCCGCTATAAACTGCCAAGCCGGACTTATATTGCACAAAAAATCGTTCCTGAGATGTATGATAGAATTTACGAGAAAATCAAACATAACATTTCGAGTGCCTTCGCTATTTCAGTGACATCTGACATATGGACTTGCTTACACAATAATGCTAGCTTTCTGAGTTTTACAGCTCATTGGATATCACCTGAGTTTAAACTAGAACACGGAGTTCTGGCAATGAAGCCTTTCTCAGGTTCACACACAGGAGAAAATATAGCAATGGAACTCAACAATATCGCAAACCCCTGGGATATTGAGCACACTAAAATACATTTGTTCATTCATGACAGTGGTGCTAATATAGTGAAGGGTGTTCGTTTGGCTAAATACGATTCTGCGAGATGTTTTATACATACGCTTCAAAGAGCCATATACGAGTCGCTCAAAATACAGACTGAAGTAACAGCTACAATTGCTGCTGGAAGGCGACTTGTGACGCACTTCAATCACTCAGGTCTAGCTCAAGAAAAACTGCTGAGGATCCAAAAAGAGCTAAGTTTACCCGAGCATCAGTTAGTGCAAGATGTTAGCACTAGGTGGAATTCCATTTTTTACATGATTGAGCGTTTGTTAGAACAGAAGCGGGCCATATCCTTGTATGTTGCTGATCACGATACGCTCATAAATTTGACAGCTCAACAGTGGAATTTGATGGAGCAGCGTATCAATTTATTAAAGCCCTTCGAAGAAATTACTAAAATAACAAGTTCTGGACTATCATGCGTGTCGGAAGTTATACCACActttattgctttaaaaaaatactttgataAAACTGAAACTGAGCAAAGAACTCCTGATTTATCACATATGCGAGCCTCGTTAAAAGCTGAGTTAGAAACTCGTTTTACCTCCATAAGTCAAGACTCAAACTACTTGATTGCAACTTATCTAGACCCTAGATTCAAAACAAACTACTTGGGTGTGATTGAAGCTGCAACAGTATGCCAGGAGATCTTattggaatatttgaaaatgtctTGTGAAGAGTCTTCAAGTAGCAGTTCATGTTCAACACCGGCTAAAAAGAGTAGAGGAGAGGAAACAGAGCCAACTGTATCTTGCAAAGCTCATGACACATTTTGGGACTGCTTTGATGAAGtagcaaataaaaacaacactGACCAAGTGCAACGTGAAGAAAGAAATGCGATAACCTGTGAGCTGGATTTTTATCTCAAGGCAGTGCGAATTGATCGCACTTGCGAACCTTATTCTTGGTGGGCAGCTAATGCCAAACAATACCCCAATTTGACAAAGTTTGTTAAAATCTACCTTTCTTCTCCTTGCAGCAGTGTGTATAGCGAAAGACTTTTTTCCAAAGCTGGGCTTATTTATGAAGAGAAACGCAACCGCTTGCTACATCTCAATGCGGAGAAATTAGTATTCATTCATCATAATTTGCCCTTAGTGCAGTATGAGTACTAA